The following proteins are encoded in a genomic region of Betaproteobacteria bacterium:
- a CDS encoding tandem-95 repeat protein has translation MANPTVDIEVSTDGGNSWLPVAGGVSLDRYGRGSFVWSAGPVAANALLRATGHAGEATVTDLSDAPFQIANAGTAYYVNDNSLVGDEYATAVGNNANDGKTAATPMASLQALLRAYNLDAGDTIYVDTGVYNLATNIVLQAEDSGVTIRGPVLPTHDAVLDRTNTNSGQVVFSFQGASDVTLEWLNVTGGQTGIDTTDVTGNDRVTLRHMDVYGNTGNGIDINSGDSDWTIQDSKLHNNNSNGINASGSERTIIDGNEVYANASAGISASSGSEANRIHVTDNDAHDNGSTGINVSSAVTVQRNRAYNQSVGIYSYNANSLVEDNDAWNNTIGIQTGYQGWIIGNRSFDNGTGISTYYSSNISRNQVYSNSTGISDGGYSEIFNNLVYANTNVGIYVTYSHVAGDRTVYNNTVWQDTGDAIRVTGTSNIRVRNNLLSIGNGYALNVETSGQSGFSSDYNLFDLRTAAAKTARWGATEQTSLAQWQAVAGTPDLHAVAGDPEFLDINGADNVLGDQDVTTGDGYDDNFGLDANSAAIDAANAYEAARPIPTYLHDAALLDIEGRQRHDDPATANTGIGWARYDETVPGGIIPSDTAGTAIPLRSSNSTATVNLPFAFDYYGTSYNSVSVSTNGYLHFGGADSPGTGDNNDQTTFLRNRRIAPLWDNLRTDTTQSAASGSTVGNVFVDATVAGQITFRWAATRQDTGGGDVNFSATLFANGNIRFDYGDGNQSLTPTVGLSAGNGYTFVLSQYSGSSNLNNAASVLFTPQDGLSYFDIGAYEFLGNSDDTQAPVVTAVSQIPAEGGSTAAAFSGLQVSTSEALNTISARSPANFDLRSKGLDGNFDTPDDVIVALRPSYSYPETDLTLEFLTGANGTPGILADGDYRLTLRGDNVGTSEPEGIFDLSGNALDGNGAAPGGGDYVRHFTIDRTANIAPVANAQTVSTNEDTAIVITLSASDGNGDALVYSLLGDTQHGTLSDFDPAARTVLYTPNAGYTGSDSFQFQADDGNAGIGVATITINVQPVNDAPSAADQSVSLDEDTPRLIVLGGNDTETAREDLVFQLGTGPLHGTLVQGPAGGWTYAPDADYTGADSFTYTVRDRGDPDGSNTNALTSAPATVSLTVNAVNDAPVIGAVDDQVVLEGSVLLVDLSATDPEGQALQWSLTSAPAGMTIDANTGIVSWTPADGVDTVQVTARVTDAGSPAQWSDVTFGITVQNVAATLTIAGAAEVDEGTPYQLALASSDPGDDSLVSWEINWGDGVVETVAGGTPSVQHTYFAGGVSYAITATATDEDGTYASNTQQVLVKADNTAPVPQSQTVFVDEDGFIDITLGASDVDGDVLTYTLEAGPDRGTLSAIDPVTHVVRFTPTANTRGNDSFTFRVSDGQASAVGTITLKVRPINDAPTGNTATFGTEEDMAVSGQVTGNDLETPANALVFALGSGPANGTLLFNADGTFTYTPDANFNGSDSFTFTVTDTGDDELDCGCPLEPSGFVADGPDTSAAVTVTINVSAVNDAPTALADGPFSATAGVPLDVPAAQGVLGNDSDVEGDGLSAVLVSGPLHGSLELNGDGSFRYTAANGYVGTDSFSYRASDGTVQSDPVVVSLEVEAGLLVITEFSPEASGFSLRFNRPVDASLLNLYDGLDGGYGAADLTLTGAVGGAVKGSLVLHGDGQGLSFVKTGGVLAADTYTVGVRAGAGGLADLLGRALDGNADGAGGDSATRSFTVTAGTAPVLSLPDLVRGPGQSAVLPLTLTNAAGATELHFDLLLEGTDLDLGSVQFASGFAGTLNTTAIAGGVHVDAVFTSPLGAGSQSPLSLSVDVDAGATYRRPGHVKWGDITLKRGALGSVETVTGDEAVQVSAYFMDVSGNRGYSMLDVQRLQRVVSGLDTGYAAYPNVDPVLIGDLNGNGQLTSLDVNRFMQFVQGQARPEIPALPAGSSPLAFGGPARNVGLGGSGSASAGDLVSIPLTLDNAQGIESLTAKIVYDTSRLEYKGVRLATDFPYRLVKHVAGEIVLDLARLNALGAGLTELLEIDFQVKAGAAEGGAAIDLQVLTLNDGKLSQSPASQAGVDGTDAQITVVAVQPPAPVMLRSTTASVETTNLVLPVPGAETNGGRRAAGELERTAGPDRAHDAEPDDGHDGRRLEEDGVGEGPDAAAGADRCFGASGQVRPAEEPVAASRQVLIVR, from the coding sequence GTGGCCAATCCCACCGTGGACATCGAAGTATCGACGGACGGCGGCAACTCGTGGCTTCCGGTGGCCGGCGGTGTGAGCCTGGACCGCTACGGCCGCGGCAGCTTCGTCTGGAGCGCCGGACCGGTGGCAGCGAATGCGCTGCTGCGCGCCACGGGTCACGCGGGCGAGGCGACGGTCACGGACTTGTCGGACGCGCCGTTCCAGATTGCCAACGCCGGCACCGCCTATTACGTCAACGACAATTCCCTGGTGGGCGACGAGTACGCCACGGCGGTGGGCAACAACGCCAACGACGGCAAGACCGCCGCCACCCCCATGGCCTCGTTGCAGGCGCTCCTGCGCGCCTACAACCTCGACGCCGGCGACACGATCTACGTCGATACGGGTGTCTACAACCTCGCCACCAACATCGTCCTGCAGGCCGAGGACTCCGGCGTGACGATCCGCGGTCCGGTGCTGCCCACCCACGATGCCGTGCTGGACCGCACCAACACGAACAGCGGACAGGTGGTGTTCTCCTTCCAGGGCGCTTCCGACGTCACGCTCGAGTGGCTCAATGTCACGGGCGGCCAGACCGGCATCGACACGACGGACGTGACCGGCAACGACCGTGTGACGCTGCGCCACATGGACGTCTATGGCAACACCGGCAACGGAATCGACATCAACAGTGGTGATTCCGACTGGACCATCCAGGACAGCAAACTGCACAACAACAACTCCAACGGGATCAATGCTTCGGGGTCGGAACGGACGATCATCGACGGCAACGAGGTGTACGCGAATGCCAGCGCAGGGATCAGCGCCTCGAGCGGCTCCGAGGCGAACCGGATCCACGTCACGGACAACGATGCGCACGACAACGGCAGCACCGGGATCAACGTTTCCAGTGCCGTCACCGTGCAGCGCAATCGCGCCTACAACCAGTCGGTCGGCATCTACAGCTACAACGCGAACTCGCTCGTGGAGGACAACGACGCCTGGAACAACACCATCGGCATCCAGACGGGGTACCAGGGCTGGATCATCGGCAACCGTTCGTTCGACAACGGGACGGGCATCAGCACCTACTACTCGTCGAACATCTCCCGCAATCAGGTGTACTCGAACTCCACCGGCATCAGCGATGGTGGCTACAGCGAGATCTTCAACAACCTCGTCTACGCCAACACCAACGTGGGGATCTACGTCACCTACAGCCACGTGGCCGGAGACAGGACCGTCTACAACAACACGGTGTGGCAGGACACGGGCGACGCGATCCGCGTGACGGGCACCTCGAACATCCGGGTGCGCAACAACCTGCTGTCCATAGGCAACGGTTACGCCCTCAACGTGGAGACGAGCGGCCAGAGCGGATTCAGCAGCGACTACAACCTGTTCGACTTGCGCACCGCGGCCGCCAAGACCGCGCGCTGGGGCGCGACGGAGCAGACCTCCCTGGCCCAGTGGCAGGCCGTGGCCGGAACCCCCGACCTGCACGCGGTGGCCGGCGATCCGGAGTTCCTCGACATCAACGGCGCGGACAACGTGCTGGGCGATCAGGATGTCACCACCGGCGACGGCTACGACGACAACTTCGGTCTGGATGCCAACTCCGCGGCCATCGACGCGGCCAACGCGTACGAGGCCGCCCGGCCCATCCCCACCTATCTTCACGATGCCGCACTGCTGGATATCGAAGGGCGCCAGCGGCACGACGATCCGGCCACGGCCAACACGGGCATCGGCTGGGCGCGCTACGACGAAACCGTTCCCGGCGGCATCATCCCTTCCGACACGGCCGGCACGGCGATCCCGCTGCGCAGCTCCAACAGCACCGCGACGGTCAACCTGCCGTTCGCCTTCGACTACTACGGCACGTCGTACAACAGCGTCTCGGTGTCAACGAACGGTTACCTGCATTTCGGCGGTGCGGACTCCCCCGGCACGGGCGACAACAACGACCAGACCACGTTCCTGCGCAACAGGCGGATCGCGCCGCTGTGGGACAACCTGCGCACGGACACGACCCAATCGGCGGCATCGGGCTCGACCGTGGGCAACGTGTTCGTCGACGCCACGGTGGCCGGGCAGATCACGTTCCGCTGGGCGGCCACGAGGCAGGACACGGGCGGCGGAGACGTCAATTTCTCGGCCACGCTGTTCGCCAACGGCAACATCCGCTTCGACTACGGCGACGGCAACCAGTCGCTCACGCCCACCGTGGGCCTGAGCGCGGGCAACGGCTACACCTTCGTCCTGTCGCAGTACAGCGGCTCGTCCAACCTGAACAATGCCGCCTCGGTGCTGTTCACGCCCCAGGACGGGCTGTCGTACTTCGACATCGGCGCCTACGAATTCCTGGGCAATTCGGACGACACGCAGGCGCCGGTCGTCACGGCCGTGTCGCAGATTCCGGCGGAAGGCGGCTCCACCGCCGCGGCGTTCTCCGGCCTGCAGGTGAGCACGAGCGAAGCGCTCAACACCATCAGCGCGCGCAGCCCGGCCAACTTCGATCTGCGCAGCAAGGGCCTCGACGGCAACTTCGACACCCCGGACGACGTGATCGTCGCGCTGCGGCCGTCGTACTCCTACCCGGAGACCGATCTCACGCTGGAGTTCCTCACCGGCGCGAACGGCACGCCAGGCATCCTTGCCGATGGCGACTACCGTCTCACGCTGCGCGGGGACAACGTGGGCACGAGCGAACCGGAAGGCATCTTCGATCTGTCCGGCAACGCGCTCGACGGCAACGGGGCGGCTCCGGGAGGGGGCGACTACGTGCGCCACTTCACCATCGACCGCACCGCCAACATCGCGCCGGTCGCCAACGCGCAGACGGTGTCCACCAACGAGGACACGGCGATCGTCATCACGCTGTCGGCGTCCGACGGCAACGGCGATGCGCTCGTCTACAGCCTGCTCGGCGACACTCAGCACGGCACGCTGTCGGACTTCGATCCTGCGGCACGCACGGTCCTCTACACGCCGAACGCCGGATACACCGGGAGCGACAGCTTCCAGTTCCAGGCCGACGACGGCAATGCGGGCATCGGGGTGGCGACGATCACGATCAACGTGCAGCCGGTCAACGACGCCCCGTCGGCCGCCGACCAGAGCGTGAGCCTGGACGAGGACACGCCGCGGCTCATCGTGCTGGGTGGCAACGACACCGAGACGGCCCGCGAGGATCTCGTCTTCCAACTTGGCACCGGGCCATTGCACGGCACGCTGGTGCAGGGCCCGGCCGGCGGCTGGACTTACGCGCCGGATGCGGACTACACGGGCGCGGACAGCTTCACTTACACCGTGCGTGACCGCGGCGATCCCGACGGCTCCAACACGAACGCGCTGACTTCCGCGCCCGCCACCGTCTCGCTTACCGTGAACGCAGTCAACGACGCGCCGGTGATCGGCGCCGTGGACGACCAGGTCGTGCTCGAAGGCAGCGTGCTGCTGGTGGATCTGAGCGCCACCGATCCGGAAGGCCAGGCGCTGCAGTGGAGCCTGACGAGTGCGCCGGCCGGCATGACCATCGACGCCAATACGGGCATCGTGTCGTGGACGCCCGCGGACGGCGTGGACACCGTGCAGGTCACGGCCCGCGTGACCGATGCCGGCTCTCCTGCGCAGTGGTCCGACGTGACCTTCGGGATCACGGTGCAGAACGTCGCGGCCACGCTCACGATTGCGGGCGCGGCCGAGGTGGACGAGGGCACGCCGTATCAGCTCGCGCTCGCCAGCAGCGATCCGGGCGACGACAGCCTCGTCTCCTGGGAGATCAACTGGGGTGACGGCGTCGTCGAGACGGTGGCCGGTGGGACTCCGTCGGTCCAGCACACCTACTTCGCGGGCGGTGTTTCCTATGCCATCACCGCGACGGCGACGGACGAGGACGGGACCTACGCCAGCAATACGCAGCAGGTGCTGGTCAAGGCGGACAACACGGCGCCGGTGCCGCAGTCGCAGACCGTGTTCGTGGACGAGGACGGATTCATCGACATCACGCTGGGTGCTTCCGACGTCGACGGCGACGTGCTCACCTACACGCTAGAGGCAGGCCCCGATCGCGGCACGCTGTCCGCCATCGACCCGGTCACACACGTCGTGCGCTTCACGCCCACGGCCAACACGCGCGGCAACGACAGCTTCACGTTCCGGGTGAGCGACGGGCAGGCGAGCGCCGTGGGCACGATCACGCTGAAGGTGCGCCCGATCAACGATGCGCCCACCGGCAACACGGCCACGTTCGGCACGGAGGAAGACATGGCCGTGTCGGGGCAGGTCACCGGCAATGATCTGGAGACGCCCGCGAACGCGCTCGTCTTCGCGCTGGGCAGCGGTCCCGCCAACGGCACGCTGCTCTTCAACGCCGACGGCACTTTCACCTACACGCCGGACGCGAACTTCAATGGATCCGACAGCTTCACCTTCACCGTGACCGATACGGGCGACGACGAACTGGATTGCGGCTGTCCTCTGGAACCGTCCGGCTTCGTGGCCGACGGCCCGGATACCAGTGCGGCCGTCACCGTCACGATCAACGTGTCGGCGGTCAACGATGCCCCCACCGCGCTGGCGGACGGTCCCTTCAGCGCCACGGCGGGCGTGCCGCTGGACGTCCCTGCCGCGCAAGGCGTGCTCGGCAACGACAGCGACGTCGAAGGTGACGGGCTGTCCGCGGTGCTGGTGAGCGGTCCGCTGCACGGCAGCCTGGAATTGAATGGCGACGGCAGTTTCCGCTACACCGCCGCCAACGGCTATGTGGGAACGGACAGCTTCAGCTATCGCGCCAGCGATGGCACGGTCCAGAGCGACCCGGTCGTCGTCAGCCTGGAGGTGGAGGCCGGGCTGCTGGTCATCACCGAATTCAGCCCCGAGGCGTCCGGCTTCAGTCTGCGCTTCAACCGTCCGGTGGACGCGAGCCTGCTCAACCTGTACGACGGACTGGACGGCGGCTACGGTGCGGCGGACCTCACCCTCACCGGTGCGGTGGGCGGGGCGGTCAAGGGAAGCCTGGTGCTGCACGGCGACGGCCAGGGCCTCAGCTTCGTCAAGACCGGCGGTGTGCTGGCGGCCGACACCTACACCGTGGGCGTGCGGGCGGGGGCGGGCGGACTGGCCGACCTGCTGGGCCGGGCGCTGGACGGCAATGCGGACGGAGCGGGCGGAGACAGTGCCACGCGCAGCTTCACCGTGACGGCCGGCACCGCACCCGTCCTGAGCCTGCCCGACCTCGTACGCGGTCCCGGCCAGAGTGCCGTGTTGCCGCTCACCCTCACCAATGCTGCCGGCGCGACCGAACTGCACTTCGACCTGCTGCTGGAGGGCACCGATCTGGACCTGGGCAGCGTGCAGTTCGCCAGCGGCTTTGCCGGCACCCTGAACACCACCGCCATCGCCGGCGGGGTGCACGTCGATGCCGTCTTCACCAGCCCGCTCGGCGCCGGCAGCCAGAGTCCGCTCAGTCTGAGCGTCGACGTCGATGCCGGGGCCACCTACCGCAGGCCGGGCCACGTGAAGTGGGGCGACATCACCCTTAAGCGCGGTGCGCTGGGCTCCGTCGAGACCGTCACCGGCGACGAGGCCGTCCAGGTGTCCGCCTACTTCATGGATGTGAGCGGCAACCGCGGCTACAGCATGCTGGACGTGCAGCGGCTGCAGCGCGTGGTGTCCGGGCTGGACACGGGCTATGCCGCGTACCCGAACGTCGACCCGGTGCTGATCGGCGATCTGAACGGCAACGGCCAGCTGACCAGCCTGGACGTGAACCGGTTCATGCAGTTCGTGCAGGGGCAGGCGCGGCCGGAGATTCCGGCCCTGCCGGCCGGGAGCAGTCCGCTCGCGTTCGGCGGACCGGCGAGGAACGTCGGACTGGGCGGAAGCGGCAGCGCCAGTGCCGGGGACCTGGTGAGTATCCCGCTCACCCTCGACAACGCCCAGGGAATCGAAAGCCTGACGGCGAAGATCGTCTACGACACGAGCCGGCTGGAGTACAAGGGCGTGAGGCTGGCCACCGACTTCCCGTACCGGCTGGTGAAGCATGTGGCGGGGGAGATCGTGCTGGACCTGGCGCGGTTGAATGCGCTGGGGGCCGGGCTGACCGAACTGCTGGAGATCGACTTCCAGGTGAAGGCGGGAGCGGCGGAAGGGGGAGCGGCGATCGACCTGCAGGTGCTCACCCTGAACGATGGGAAGCTCAGCCAGAGTCCGGCGAGCCAGGCGGGGGTGGACGGGACCGATGCGCAGATCACCGTGGTGGCGGTGCAGCCGCCGGCGCCGGTGATGCTGAGGAGCACGACGGCGAGTGTGGAGACGACGAACCTGGTGCTGCCGGTGCCGGGAGCGGAGACGAACGGCGGGAGGCGCGCCGCAGGTGAACTGGAGCGTACCGCTGGCCCAGACCGAGCCCACGACGCCGAACCCGACGACGGTCACGACGGGAGACGACTGGAAGAAGACGGCGTGGGCGAAGGACCTGACGCAGCGGCTGGCGCAGATCGGTGCTTCGGAGCCAGCGGCCAAGTCCGGCCTGCTGAAGAACCTGTCGCGGCTTCTCGGCAAGTTCTGATTGTGAGGTAG